One window of Triticum dicoccoides isolate Atlit2015 ecotype Zavitan chromosome 5A, WEW_v2.0, whole genome shotgun sequence genomic DNA carries:
- the LOC119300512 gene encoding kinesin-like protein KIN-14Q, whose protein sequence is MVATATATKRELDPAVAEGALRNHGTVKDIDVAARRAQEAANRRYDAASWLRRTVGIVCARDLPEEPSQEEFLLGLRNGIVLCNALNKVQPGAIPKVVEARTDTVMPADGSALCAYQYFENLRNFLVSVQDIGLPTFELSDLEKGGKGVRVVDCILALKSFSESKTTGRQTPCKYGSITKPSTSGKHFILKNSDAFMNKLMRSHTTEPIQKVLIAEQSIETDCCLESTEMTTSESLNMLVRTLLLDKKPEEIPLIVESLLIKVIQEYECRAANQHLVNCIGDLKGSDLFSRPEKPLPEKTSTSNRVKMGEEKPNLLKVTEEVSSVGRNDDCAAEQFQPGAEISIELQQKRIQELRNSLSSVKFGMEQLRIQYSEDFTKIGRQLYILSNAASGYHKVLEDNRKLYNQIQDLKGNIRVYCRVRPFLPGQANSSSSVAGMEERTITIITPAKYGKDGSKSFTFNKVFGPAATQEEVFSDMQPLIRSVLDGFNVCIFAYGQTGSGKTYTMSGPNVLSEESVGVNYRALNDLFNLKAQRKGTINYEFFVQMIEIYNEQVRDLLQDSGNRRLEIRNTSQKGLAVPDASIVPVTSTSDVAELMNQGQKNRVVGSTAINDRSSRSHSCLTVHVQGRDLTSGTILRGCMHLVDLAGSERVDKSEVVGDRLKEALYINKSLSALGDVIASLAQKNSHVPYRNSKLTQLLQDSLGGQAKTLMFVHISPEPDAVNETISTLKFAERVASVELGTAKANKEGGEVRELKEQIACLKATLAKKEGEPENIQSTQSSPNIYGINKGNATPVFRKNRQPMEDVGNLEVRNNVTPMQKALKFDIPGSGIHVEHNSPNSVKNCWVDNAAVGDNQFENSNSVREQEPNLTTHTLLPNLFYQRYTPGPQKGRVESVPGEESDEFNGVTNSCSSDQDMVMSASGRKVVGITNGGVSNKKKPREKNENNMTTRSTNPTCKSPPQSQKRLQTPVRSSVQKTPTKNGKQLLSGTDGRRTPSGKTNTVK, encoded by the exons ATGGTGGCGACGGCGACCGCGACGAAGAGGGAGCTGGACCCGGCGGTAGCGGAGGGCGCGCTGCGGAATCACGGGACGGTGAAAGACATCGACGTGGCCGCCCGGCGGGCCCAGGAGGCAG CAAATAGACGGTATGATGCAGCCAGCTGGTTGCGAAGAACAGTCGGGATCGTGTGTGCAAGGGACCTGCCAGAAGAGCCCTCTCAGGAGGAATTTCTGCTTGGGCTGAGAAATGGAATTGTCCTTTGCAATGCACTGAACAAGGTCCAGCCCGGCGCCATACCTAag GTCGTGGAAGCCCGCACAGATACCGTTATGCCTGCTGATGGCTCAGCTTTGTGTGCATATCAGTACTTTGAGAATTTGCGCAACTTCCTTGTCAGTGTACAAGATATAGGGCTCCCTACATTTGAGCTGTCTGACTTGGAGAAg GGTGGCAAGGGTGTTCGAGTTGTCGATTGCATTCTTGCTCTGAAGTCATTCAGTGAAAGTAAGACAACAGGGAGACAGACTCCATGTAAATATGGCAGCATTACAAAGCCTTCGACGTCTGGAAAGCATTTCATACTCAAGAATTCTGATGCTTTTATGAATAAGTTAATGAGAAGCCACACAACAGAGCCAATCCAGAAAGTTTTAATAGCAGAGCAAAGCATAGAAACTGATTGTTGTCTGGAATCCACTGAGATG ACTACTTCAGAATCCCTTAACATGCTTGTGCGTACACTACTCTTGGATAAGAAACCAGAAGAAATCCCATTG ATTGTTGAGTCACTCCTGATTAAAGTTATTCAGGAATATGAGTGTCGAGCTGCAAACCAGCACTTG GTGAATTGCATAGGTGACCTTAAAGGATCCGACCTATTTTCCAGACCAGAGAAACCATTGCCAGAAAAAACTTCCACCAGTAATCGAGTTAAG ATGGGTGAAGAGAAGCCAAATCTCTTGAAGGTGACAGAAGAGGTCAGCTCTGTAGGTCGGAATGATGATTGTGCAGCTGAACAGTTCCAACCAGGGGCGGAAATAAGTATTGAATTACAACAGAAACGTATCCAG GAATTAAGAAATTCCCTTTCTTCTGTCAAGTTTGGAATGGAACAATTGAGAATACAGTACTCTGAAGATTTTACTAAAATTG GTAGGCAGCTGTACATCCTCTCTAACGCGGCTTCTGGCTATCATAAAGTTCTTGAGGATAACCGCAAGTTGTACAACCAAATACAGGATCTTAAAG GAAATATTAGAGTGTATTGTCGAGTGAGGCCTTTTCTACCTGGACAAGCAAATTCCTCCAGCAGTGTTGCTGGCATGGAAGAAAGAACAATCACAATAATCACTCCCGCAAAATATGGAAAAGATGGAAGCAAATCTTTTACTTTCAACAAGGTCTTTGGCCCAGCAGCCACTCAAG AGGAAGTCTTTTCGGATATGCAACCATTGATCCGTTCGGTTCTTGATGGTTTCAATGTTTGCATATTTGCTTATGGCCAAACTGGATCAGGGAAGACCTATACAATG AGTGGACCTAATGTACTGAGCGAGGAAAGCGTTGGTGTCAACTACAGAGCACTAAATGACTTATTTAATCTTAAAGCACAGAGAAAGGGGACAATCAATTACGAATTTTTTGTGCAGATGATTGAGATCTACAACGAGCAAGTGAGAGATCTCCTTCAGGATAGTGGAAACAGAAG ATTAGAGATAAGAAATACTTCACAGAAAGGGCTTGCAGTTCCAGATGCGAGCATAGTTCCTGTCACATCGACCTCTGATGTTGCTGAACTGATGAATCAAGGCCAAAAGAATCGTGTGGTAGGTTCAACAGCCATTAACGACCGAAGCAGCCGCTCTCATAG TTGCCTGACTGTTCATGTTCAAGGACGTGACTTAACATCTGGGACAATCTTGAGAGGTTGCATGCATCTTGTTGATCTAGCCGGTAGTGAAAGAGTTGATAAATCTGAGGTTGTAGGAGATAGACTGAAGGAAGCACTGTACATAAACAAGTCACTTTCAGCACTCGGAGATGTGATCGCGTCCCTTGCCCAGAAAAACTCTCATGTCCCTTACCGCAACAGCAAGCTTACCCAGCTTTTGCAAGATTCTCTAG GAGGACAAGCAAAAACATTGATGTTTGTGCACATAAGCCCTGAACCAGACGCTGTTAATGAGACAATAAGCACCTTGAAATTTGCTGAACGAGTTGCCTCTGTTGAGCTGGGCACGGCAAAAGCGAATAAAGAAGGTGGTGAGGTTAGGGAGCTGAAAGAACAG ATTGCTTGCCTCAAGGCAACACTGGCTAAGAAGGAAGGAGAACCAgagaacattcagagcacacagtcAAGCCCAAACATATACGGAATCAACAAAGGCAATGCAACACCTGTATTCCGAAAAAACAGGCAGCCAATGGAAGACGTTGGAAACCTAGAG GTCCGGAACAATGTCACTCCGATGCAAAAAGCGCTAAAGTTTGATATTCCTGGCTCTGGCATCCACGTCGAGCATAACTCGCCTAACTCGGTCAAGAATTGCTGGGTTGATAACGCAGCTGTTGGTGACAACCAATTCGAGAATAGCAATTCTGTTCGAGAGCAGGAACCTAATCTCACCACTCACACCCTGCTTCCGAATTTGTTCTATCAAAGATACACTCCGGGGCCGCAAAAGGGTAGGGTTGAATCAGTACCAGGCGAGGAGTCGGACGAATTTAATGGTGTTACCAACAGCTGTTCCTCGGACCAGGACATGGTGATGTCAGCCAGTGGCCGGAAAGTAGTTGGCATTACCAATGGAGGCGTTTCAAATAAAAAGAAGCCTAGGGAAAAGAATGAAAATAATATGACAACGAG GAGTACAAATCCAACATGCAAGTCACCACCACAATCGCAGAAAAGACTACAAACACCAGTCAGGAGCTCTGTGCAAAAAACACCTACCAAGAATGGCAAACAACTTTTGAGTGGCACAGATGGAAGAAGAACTCCAAGTGGAAAGACTAACACTGTAAAGTAA